From Myxococcus xanthus, a single genomic window includes:
- a CDS encoding sigma-54-dependent transcriptional regulator, which yields MKPGPRILIVDDDSGVLRALRGLLSDEGFTPVEARSAAEASQLLDAPEGPPAMMLLDLRMPGETGLELLARLPRPFPAPVVVLSGEASPAEAVQALRLGATDFVEKPPSPERLLTAVRNALALGSLQEERERLLDALARPGHLVGDSAGMASLRQLIARVGPSDTAILITGETGTGKERVARALHLASGRKGRLVAVNCAAIPSTLLESELFGHEKGAFSGALSRRAGRIEQAHGGTLFLDELGDMPLELQAKLLRVLETKEVERLGGSLPVPVDARVVTATHQDLARAVKEGRFRQDLYFRLNVMPLQVPPLRERPEDLLPLARAFAAEFAGPQVPLVLAPGAETSLRAYAWPGNVRELRNLIERLNLLRGEGPLTLGPELVSAPQATAAASRPSLGQKSYREHVEDFERELIRAALQEGESIAGAARLLQVDRGNLYRRIKALGLPVT from the coding sequence ATGAAGCCCGGTCCTCGCATCCTCATCGTCGATGACGACTCTGGCGTCCTCAGGGCCCTGCGCGGACTGCTGAGTGATGAGGGCTTCACGCCCGTGGAGGCCCGCTCCGCGGCGGAGGCCTCCCAGTTGCTCGACGCGCCCGAAGGTCCCCCGGCGATGATGCTGCTCGACCTGCGCATGCCGGGCGAGACGGGCCTGGAGCTGCTCGCGCGCCTGCCCCGGCCCTTCCCCGCGCCCGTGGTGGTGCTGTCCGGAGAGGCGTCGCCCGCCGAGGCCGTGCAGGCGCTGCGGCTGGGCGCGACGGACTTCGTGGAGAAGCCGCCCTCCCCCGAGCGGCTGCTCACCGCCGTGCGAAACGCACTGGCACTGGGCTCGCTCCAGGAAGAGCGCGAGCGGCTGCTGGACGCACTGGCCCGCCCCGGGCACCTGGTGGGTGACAGCGCTGGCATGGCGTCACTGCGCCAACTCATCGCGCGCGTGGGCCCCAGCGACACCGCCATCCTCATCACCGGCGAGACGGGCACGGGCAAGGAACGCGTGGCGCGAGCGCTGCACCTCGCTTCGGGACGCAAGGGCCGGCTCGTCGCCGTCAACTGCGCGGCCATTCCCTCCACCCTGCTGGAGAGCGAGCTGTTCGGCCACGAGAAGGGCGCGTTCTCCGGTGCGCTGTCGCGGCGCGCGGGCCGCATCGAACAGGCGCACGGCGGCACGCTGTTCCTCGACGAACTGGGCGACATGCCCCTGGAGCTCCAGGCCAAGCTGCTGCGCGTCCTGGAGACGAAGGAAGTGGAGCGGCTGGGCGGCAGCCTGCCCGTGCCGGTGGATGCGCGCGTCGTCACGGCCACGCACCAGGACCTCGCCCGCGCGGTGAAGGAGGGCCGCTTCCGGCAGGACCTCTACTTCCGCCTCAACGTGATGCCTCTCCAGGTGCCGCCCCTGCGCGAGCGGCCGGAGGACCTGCTCCCCCTGGCCCGCGCCTTCGCGGCGGAGTTCGCGGGGCCGCAGGTGCCACTGGTGCTCGCGCCCGGCGCGGAGACCTCGCTGCGCGCCTATGCGTGGCCGGGCAACGTGCGCGAACTGCGCAACCTCATCGAGCGCCTCAACCTGCTCCGGGGTGAGGGCCCGCTCACCCTGGGCCCGGAGCTCGTCTCCGCGCCCCAGGCCACCGCCGCGGCCAGCCGCCCCTCCCTGGGACAAAAGAGCTACCGAGAGCACGTGGAGGACTTCGAGCGCGAGCTCATCCGCGCGGCGCTCCAGGAAGGCGAAAGCATCGCCGGGGCCGCGCGGCTGCTGCAGGTCGACCGGGGCAACCTCTACCGGCGCATCAAGGCGCTCGGACTCCCTGTCACCTGA
- a CDS encoding sensor histidine kinase, with product MNRPMHAAAPTEAPTHGDRVGLEHAADLPLPPPRFRRRLLAVMLLAGWVPLVLLGVLAQAALERVLSVSIAPVEGVLEEVASELARRELPQDSLNEARLNLAQAELARRALVRRVPAFITALILISGAALTVAAVLLGRALTRPVRTLTEGMWAYARGDLSVRLATPEPPRDELQFLLGQFNRMGQELLSQRERLKSAEQIAAWQDVARALAHELKNPLTAMKLSLARLNRTDASTPHDTTRITEAVALLQEEVDLLMRMTQSFSTFARLPAPRFQDVPLRPLLAEVCTLYAGTSPVPVELRPGAEATLRADPDGLRRLFGNLVKNATEASSASAAPVHVTLESPQPGTVCVTVADGGSGVPTVLEGPALTRGLFSTKPGGSGLGLPISQKIVHEHGGSLRLEPAPGGGTLARVELPLTPPPSP from the coding sequence ATGAACCGTCCCATGCACGCCGCCGCGCCCACAGAGGCCCCTACGCACGGTGACAGGGTGGGCCTTGAACACGCCGCGGACCTTCCGCTGCCCCCTCCACGCTTCCGGCGCCGGCTGCTGGCGGTGATGCTGCTCGCCGGCTGGGTGCCGCTGGTGCTGCTCGGCGTGCTGGCACAGGCCGCGCTGGAGCGGGTGCTGTCGGTGTCCATCGCCCCGGTGGAGGGCGTGCTGGAAGAGGTCGCCTCGGAGCTGGCGCGGCGGGAGCTGCCGCAAGACTCGCTCAACGAGGCGCGGCTCAACCTCGCGCAGGCGGAGCTGGCGCGACGAGCCCTGGTGCGCCGCGTGCCCGCCTTCATCACCGCGCTGATACTCATATCAGGCGCGGCGCTGACGGTGGCCGCGGTGCTGCTCGGGCGGGCCCTCACGCGTCCGGTGCGCACCCTCACGGAAGGCATGTGGGCCTATGCGCGCGGCGACCTCTCCGTGCGGCTCGCCACCCCCGAGCCTCCACGCGACGAGCTGCAGTTCCTCCTGGGCCAGTTCAACCGCATGGGCCAGGAGCTGCTGTCGCAGCGCGAGCGGCTCAAGTCCGCGGAACAGATTGCCGCCTGGCAGGACGTGGCCCGCGCGCTCGCGCACGAGCTGAAGAACCCCCTCACCGCAATGAAGTTGTCGCTCGCGCGTCTGAACCGGACGGATGCGTCCACGCCCCACGACACCACCCGCATCACCGAGGCCGTGGCCCTCCTCCAGGAGGAAGTAGACCTGTTGATGCGGATGACCCAGAGCTTCTCCACCTTCGCGCGCCTGCCCGCGCCGCGCTTCCAGGACGTGCCCCTGCGCCCGCTGCTGGCCGAGGTGTGCACCCTGTACGCGGGCACGTCCCCCGTGCCCGTGGAGCTTCGGCCTGGCGCGGAGGCTACGCTGCGCGCGGACCCGGATGGCCTGCGTCGCCTCTTCGGCAACCTGGTGAAGAACGCCACCGAGGCCTCTTCCGCCAGCGCCGCGCCAGTCCACGTCACACTGGAGTCGCCGCAGCCGGGCACCGTGTGCGTCACCGTGGCGGATGGAGGCAGTGGCGTCCCCACCGTCCTCGAAGGCCCGGCCCTCACGCGTGGCCTCTTCAGCACCAAGCCCGGCGGCAGTGGCCTGGGCCTGCCCATCTCCCAGAAAATCGTCCACGAGCACGGCGGCAGCCTGCGCCTGGAGCCCGCGCCCGGAGGCGGTACGCTCGCGCGTGTGGAACTGCCCCTCACCCCGCCTCCGTCCCCATGA